One genomic region from Gadus morhua chromosome 9, gadMor3.0, whole genome shotgun sequence encodes:
- the LOC115550957 gene encoding uncharacterized protein LOC115550957 gives MASSEAWQAGLFGADGEPGSDCVRQHPFSGASGRSRWSPCLRRRFNTSVWLPDAVDFQMALNLDDFKLFSGTLQTFSGLFRLWVGGHMGSPLAAYDPLYLSHMAFIDKIWAQWQERHQRLHGAGPGEDDHGRDALFPAPHRHMRMKPFDVAPDDVLSSPAQLCVVYVPITIGAPCNVTPAQTHTHPVNRTESDDPRRDKKQGFGKRNANHDRVDGGALNGFGFDEEGYDHQGYDRSGWDRAGFGRDGFNRDFLDKDGHNVFGFNRYGLNRANVSWFAERLDGESTRKEKREGDEDHRGEETIDYRTEAETWQVLLEHFGDGGFSAHGFDPLGLDSGGFDAFGFRTDGYDKDNCNWFFRGPHYLRFYFHTQQQLLESSPEALGRVPRACPPVSPLPPHWATQDWMSPAAQASGAPIGRPKEEGAGRKEAYGDGSIAAAPDRTDLWLPITPDDRMCFELHWFSGCPLGSGPITCPDLCGHARCHGYPGAICHMHNCGSCFTEWLDPATGNHVECDGW, from the exons ATGGCGTCCTCGGAGGCGTGGCAGGCCGGTCTGTTCGGGGCGGACGGGGAGCCGGGGTCCGACTGCGTCCGCCAGCACCCCTTCAGCGGCGCCTCGGGCCGCTCCCGCTGGAGCCCCTGCCTCCGCCGGCGCTTCAACACTTCG GTATGGCTCCCAGACGCTGTGGACTTTCAGATGGCTCTGAACCTGGACGACTTCAAACTGTTCTCCGGCACCCTGCAGACATTCTCTGGGCTCTTCAGGTTGTGGGTGGGGGGCCACATGGGGTCCCCTCTGGCCGCCTACGACCCCCTCTACCTCTCACATATGGCCTTCATCGACAAGATCTGGGCCCAATGGCAGGAGAGACACCAGCGTCTCCACGGAGCCGGTCCCGGGGAGGACGACCACGGCCGTGACGCGCTCTTTCCCGCTCCCCACAGACACATGAGGATGAAGCCGTTTGACGTCGCCCCCGACGACGTCCTGTCCTCCCCGGCCCAGCTCTGCGTTGTGTACGTTCCGATCACCATCGGCGCGCCGTGCAACGTGACGCcggcgcagacacacacccatcccgTCAACCGCACGGAGTCAGATGACCCACGAAGGGATAAGAAGCAAGGGTTCGGCAAACGCAACGCAAACCACGACCGCGTGGACGGCGGAGCCCTTAACGGATTCGGTTTCGACGAGGAGGGCTACGACCACCAGGGCTACGACCGTAGCGGGTGGGACAGGGCGGGTTTCGGCCGGGACGGGTTTAACCGCGATTTCCTTGACAAGGACGGGCACAACGTGTTCGGCTTCAACCGCTACGGACTGAACCGCGCCAACGTCAGCTGGTTCGCCGAACGTTTGGACGGCGAATCCACGcggaaagaaaaaagagagggggATGAAGACCACCGAGGAGAAGAGACGATCGATTACCGGACGGAGGCGGAGACGTGGCAGGTCCTGCTGGAGCACTTCGGGGACGGCGGGTTCAGCGCGCACGGCTTCGACCCGCTGGGCTTGGACAGCGGCGGCTTCGACGCGTTCGGCTTCCGGACGGACGGCTACGACAAGGACAACTGCAACTGGTTCTTCCGCGGGCCGCACTACCTGCGCTTCTACTTCCAcacgcagcagcagctgctggagtCCAGCCCCGAGGCGCTGGGCCGCGTGCCCCGGGCCtgcccccccgtctccccgctGCCCCCCCACTGGGCCACGCAGGACTGGATGAGCCCGGCCGCGCAGGCCAGCGGCGCTCCCATTGGCCGACCgaaagaggaaggggcgggACGAAAGGAAGCTTACGGCGACGGTTCCATCGCGGCGGCGCCTGATAGGACGGACTTGTGGCTGCCCATCACACCGGACGACAG GATGTGTTTCGAGCTCCACTGGTTCAGTGGCTGTCCTCTTGGCTCGGGGCCAATCACCTGCCCTGACCTCTGCGGGCATGCCCGTTGCCATGGCTACCCCGGGGCAATTTGCCACATGCACAACTGCGGCTCGTGTTTCACCGAGTGGCTGGACCCCGCGACGGGAAACCATGTCGAATGCGACGGCTGGTAA